The proteins below come from a single Lodderomyces elongisporus chromosome 3, complete sequence genomic window:
- the YPI1 gene encoding Type 1 phosphatases regulator ypi1, with product MPQQTQTQVETSTSSSSSSQTQTEQQSGPSPPQDQQVQGVLRLRPDSATDTKNKNKSKKKKPKVRWTEDVVDNEHMNKKKTKICCIFHPQRSFDDEMAEHNHEHDHGHCDSSDSDSSSDSSSDESEEENGNKSPSNGRGSDKDKSYKPNSYEYQPHYENKSRVQS from the coding sequence ATGccacaacaaacacaaacccAAGTTGAGACTTCAacatcctcttcttcactGTCTCAAACACAAACTGAACAACAATCAGGACCATCACCACCGCAAGATCAACAAGTCCAAGGCGTGCTTCGTCTACGTCCCGATTCTGCAACTGATActaagaacaagaacaaatctaaaaagaagaaacccAAAGTTCGTTGGACAGAGGATGTTGTAGATAATGAACAcatgaacaagaaaaaaacaaagatttGCTGCATATTCCATCCGCAACGATCGTTTGATGACGAAATGGCCGAACACAATCATGAACATGACCATGGACATTGTGATAGCAGCGACAGTGACTCAAGCTCTGACCTGAGCTCAGACGAGAGCGAAGAGGAAAATGGCAATAAGCTGCCGAGTAATGGAAGAGGAAGTGACAAGGATAAACTGTACAAGCCAAACTCATATGAGTACCAACCACATTATGAAAACAAATCTCGAGTTCAACTGTGA
- the NCR1 gene encoding niemann-Pick type C- protein 1, translating into MWSLPFNLIALLLTQYINVAFANNHSIGYCNTFDNCGKKSIFGKELPCSNYTKAQTPDAESRERLQKICGQDFEYVCCSPAQIESLESNLKRVDAIISSCPACHKNFYDFFCQFSCSPNESTFVEIVKTENARDTGKEIVTEINQYVDPKMAEKFFDSCKNVKFSATNGFAMDLIGGGAKNYSQFLKFLGDEKPLLGGSPYQINFKYKLDEEQKSDGLILRKDVMYNCDDEKYKCACTDCEASCPKLPHAKNLHKRCTVGIIPCFSFSVLTVLVCLIVLLGGYHVYLAKAKKFRQRSGSYHSHDDGDEEMISPLVYVTVRKRVVRRFSDKLNSYIQNSFAKLGRFCSTFPGIVIGFSLIISLALSLGIFNLQLETNPINLWVSPNEPAYINQQYFEKNFGEWFRVEQVIISSKNATEPIFNWQTISWWFEQESKLENLNKVVSLSDICFKPLDETCAIESFTQYFHGDINEINEQNWRTKLQDCANAPVNCLPTFQQPLKPQLLFDNNDISKATAFTVTILINNNSTDTKMTRKSEAYEHSFQKWAQTLVEEGNKLNLNIAYSTEVSLTEELNQSSNTDVRIIVISYLAMFIYASLALGGKLPNASKISLVKTRFTLGLCGIIIILLSVTASVGLFSFIGLRSTLIIAEVIPFLVLAIGVDNIFLIVHELHKISEHEPDLDIPIRIAFAMRNIGPSCFISAILQISMFLLATAVDMPAVKNFAIYSAGAVAINFILQMTCFVSLLALDQQRMESNRVDCAPWITIPAIRIHGGQDEARGTRNRVAAERIGQEEEQVDGDSEDFVGKTDKHLEYNFSGWISDRYAPYILGRTTRPKILTFFILWLGISLSLFPGVQFGLDQRIALPRGSYLIDYFNSIYDYFNTGPPVFFVVKDLDVRTREHQKQLCGKFPACNEFSLANILEQEFKRSKKSMIAEPTSNWLDDFFTWLNPDLDQCCRFKKSSLVFEMDLGTDNDIDIEIDTEKKPEFCTPNAPDRQCQTCYAGHVPAYGPSMEGLPQGKDFMFYFNQWIQEPSDPCPLGGKAPYSNSISRTKDKINASYFRTSHTPLRSQDDFIAAYKHSIRIVDEVKKFIPSLDIFSWSPFYVYFVQYVNIVSLTFGLLTGAIGIIWAVCTVLLGSIRSSTVMTITIASIMINMGGMMSLWGISLNAVSLVNLVICCGLAVEFTIHITRAYTVSKVSLFQDESEEAMYNNFINYNSVNSSLSSSLQELNSQLRYSKAFNALVTVGGSIIGGITITKLIGITILAFTRSKIFEVYYFRMWFALIVIAAVHSLVLLPILLSYFGDLNKSNTIVYDGGQFSSGVGIGGEEFARDFESESNTDS; encoded by the coding sequence ATGTGGCTGCTACCGTTCAACTTGATAGCACTATTACTCACGCAATACATCAATGTGGCATTTGCAAATAACCATTCTATAGGCTATTGCAACACCTTTGACAATTGCGGTAAAAAGTCcatttttggaaaagaactTCCGTGCTCGAATTATACAAAGGCACAAACACCCGATGCCGAATCTCGAGAAAGACTCCAGAAAATATGTGGACAAGACTTTGAATATGTTTGCTGTTCCCCAGCTCAGATAGAGTCATTGGAGTCAAACTTGAAACGTGTCGATGCAATTATTTCTTCGTGCCCTGCATGTCACAAGAACTTTTACGACTTTTTTTGCCAATTCAGTTGCTCTCCAAATGAATCGacatttgttgaaattgtcAAAACTGAAAATGCAAGGGATACAGGGAAGGAGATTGTTACCGAAATCAACCAATACGTTGACCCCAAAATGGCTGAAAAGTTCTTTGACTCTTGCAAAAATGTCAAGTTCTCTGCAACTAATGGATTTGCCATGGACTTAATTGGTGGTGGCGCCAAAAATTATTCCCAATTTCTAAAATTCTTGGGTGACGAAAAACCCTTGCTTGGTGGGTCACCTTATCAAATAAACTTTAAATATAAGCTTGATGAAGAACAGAAAAGTGATGGATTGATATTGAGAAAAGATGTGATGTACAATTGTGACGATGAAAAGTACAAGTGCGCATGCACGGATTGTGAAGCCTCGTGTCCCAAACTTCCTCATGCCAAAAACTTGCACAAAAGATGCACTGTTGGCATTATACCCtgtttttcgttttcaGTTTTGACAGTGTTGGTGTGTCTAATTGTGCTATTGGGTGGGTATCATGTATATTTGgccaaagcaaaaaaattcaGACAAAGAAGTGGTTCATACCACAGTCACGATGATGGCGACGAGGAAATGATTAGTCCATTGGTATATGTCACAGTACGCAAACGCGTAGTGCGCCGTTTCCTGGATAAATTGAACTCGTATATTCAAAACTCGTTTGCAAAACTAGGAAGATTCTGTTCTACATTTCCTGGTATAGTTATTGGTTTCTCATTGATAATATCACTTGCATTATCTTTGGGTATCTTTAATCTTCAATTGGAAACCAACCCAATAAATCTTTGGGTTAGCCCAAACGAGCCTGCATACATCAACCAACAATATTTTGAGAAAAACTTTGGTGAGTGGTTTAGAGTTGAACAAGTTATTATCAGTTCGAAAAATGCAACCGAAccaattttcaattggCAAACAATATCTTGGTGGTTTGAACAAGAGCTGAAATTAGAAAACTTGAACAAAGTTGTTTCGCTTTCAGACATTTGCTTCAAACCATTGGATGAGACTTGCGCAATTGAATCATTTACCCAGTACTTCCATGGCGACATCAATGAAATTAACGAGCAAAATTGGAGAACAAAATTACAAGATTGCGCTAATGCACCGGTAAATTGTCTTCCTACATTTCAACAACCATTGAAGCCCCAACTATTGTTTGATAACAACGATATCTCCAAGGCTACTGCATTCACAGTAACAATATTGATCAATAACAATTCTACAGACACAAAGATGACTAGAAAATCAGAAGCTTATGAACACTCATTTCAAAAATGGGCCCAAACACTTGTGGAAGAGggaaataaattaaatcTCAATATTGCCTATAGTACAGAAGTATCACTCACTGAAGAATTGAACCAATCTTCAAATACCGATGTTCGTATTATTGTCATATCATACCTAGCAATGTTTATTTATGCCTCGCTTGCACTTGGCGGTAAATTACCCAATGCATCCAAAATCTCCTTAGTCAAGACGAGATTCACCTTGGGACTTTGCGGAATTATTATAATCTTGCTTTCAGTCACAGCATCAGTTGGattattctcttttattgGCCTTAGATCGACCTTGATTATTGCCGAGGTGATTCCGTTCTTGGTACTTGCAATCGGAGTAGATAATATATTTCTTATAGTACATGAACTCCACAAAATAAGCGAACACGAACCGGACTTGGATATTCCAATTCGTATAGCATTTGCAATGAGAAATATAGGACCGTCATGCTTTATTAGTGCTATTTTGCAAATCTCAATGTTTTTGCTTGCAACTGCAGTAGATATGCCCGCAGTGAAGAATTTTGCCATCTATAGTGCAGGTGCTGTAGCCATAAACTTTATTTTGCAGATGACTTGTTTTGTTAGTTTATTGGCATTGGATCAACAAAGAATGGAGTCCAACAGAGTTGATTGTGCACCATGGATTACAATACCTGCAATTAGGATTCACGGTGGACAAGATGAAGCAAGAGGAACAAGAAATAGGGTGGCAGCGGAGAGAATTGggcaagaagaagagcaagTTGATGGGGATTCCGAAGACTTTGTTGGTAAAACTGACAAACATTTGGAGTATAATTTTTCTGGTTGGATTAGTGACAGATATGCACCATATATCTTGGGACGAACAACAAGACCAAAGattttaactttttttatacTTTGGCTAGGTATATCCCTAAGCCTATTCCCTGGAGTGCAGTTTGGTCTTGATCAAAGAATTGCTTTACCGAGAGGTTCCTACCTTATTGATTACTTCAACTCCATCTATGACTACTTCAATACGGGGCCACCCgtattctttgttgttaAGGATCTTGATGTTAGAACTAGAGAACATCAAAAACAGCTTTGTGGTAAGTTTCCGGCTTGTAATGAGTTTTCGCTAGCAAATATTTTGGAGCAAGAGTTTAAAAGACTGAAGAAATCAATGATTGCAGAACCAACTAGTAATTGGCTTGACGATTTCTTCACTTGGTTAAATCCAGACCTTGATCAATGTTGTAGATTTAAGAAATCGagtcttgtttttgaaatggATTTGGGTACTGATaatgatattgatattgaGATTGATACGGAGAAGAAGCCCGAGTTTTGCACGCCAAATGCTCCAGACCGTCAATGTCAAACTTGTTATGCCGGCCATGTTCCAGCTTATGGGCCTAGTATGGAAGGATTGCCTCAAGGTAAGGATTTTATGTTTTACTTTAATCAGTGGATACAAGAACCAAGCGATCCATGTCCCTTGGGAGGCAAGGCGCCATACTCCAATAGTATTTCTCGTACAAAGGACAAGATCAATGCAAGTTACTTTAGAACCTCGCATACACCATTGCGATCTCAAGATGATTTCATTGCTGCTTATAAGCATTCTATCCgcattgttgatgaagtaAAAAAGTTTATCCCCAGTTTGGACATTTTTAGTTGGTCGCCTTTTTACGTTTACTTTGTACAATATGTCAATATTGTCAGTCTCACATTTGGTCTTCTTACTGGAGCCATTGGCATTATATGGGCTGTGTGTACAGTTTTACTTGGGTCCATCAGGTCTAGTACGGTAATGACTATAACCATTGCTTCAATAATGATCAATATGGGTGGTATGATGTCGCTTTGGGGTATTTCGCTCAATGCTGTTTCTTTGGTCAATCTCGTCATATGCTGCGGTCTCGCCGTGGAGTTTACTATCCATATAACTAGAGCGTATACTGTTTCCAAAGTTTCGCTATTCCAAGATGAATCTGAGGAGGCGATGTACAATAATTTCATAAACTACAATAGTGTCAACTCCTCATTGTCATCTTCACTTCAAGAGCTTAACTCGCAACTCCGATATAGCAAGGCGTTCAATGCATTAGTGACCGTTGGTGGATCAATAATTGGTGGAATTACAATTACCAAATTGATTGGAATAACCATATTGGCATTTACAAGGTCCAAGATCTTCGAAGTGTACTATTTCCGCATGTGGTTTGCCTTGATTGTCATTGCCGCAGTACACTCGTTGGTATTGTTGCCTATTTTATTGAGCTATTTTGGGGACTTGAATAAGCTGAACACTATAGTGTACGATGGTGGCCAATTTAGTAGTGGAGTAGGAATAGGAGGTGAAGAGTTTGCAAGGGACTTTGAGTCTGAAAGCAATACCGACCTGTGA
- the DCD1 gene encoding Deoxycytidine monophosphate (dCMP) deaminase has translation MLTEVARYLTFQGFKVIAYSPNRDIKLKYNACTPASDELNQELEQLAIQDYARMENHKVFHDIDSLLEFVTINWRENYVISHIDDISMLKALQKRPFFLHISIDAPIYLRYKRSRQYHKTLDEFVMENDEALFNVKSPLLEINNQAQVKIINTSSSTKDLFIKLSELNLLDPTRLRPNWDSYFMRLADLAALRSNCMKRRVGCVIVRENRVVATGYNGTPRHLLNCNEGGCSRCNQGQGSGANLSTCLCLHAEENALLEAGRDRIRDESVLYCNTCPCLTCSIKIVQSGIREVVYAQSYSMDEQSHKVMSDANIILRQYQPPVDGIFI, from the exons ATGTTG ACAGAAGTTGCACGATATCTCACATTCCAAGGATTTAAAGTGATTGCATACCTGCCCAATAGAGATATCAAGCTTAAATATAATGCATGTACGCCAGCATCAGATGAGCTCAACCAGGAATTGGAACAGCTTGCTATCCAGGACTATGCACGAATGGAGAACCATAAAGTATTTCATGATATAGACAGTTTGTTGGAGTTTGTCACCATCAATTGGCGTGAAAACTATGTCATCTCCCACATTGATGACATCTCGATGCTCAAAGCGTTGCAAAAGCGACCATTTTTCTTGCATATCTCAATTGACGCGCCCATTTATTTGCGATATAAGAGATCTAGACAGTACCACAAGACATTGGATGAATTTGTTATGGAGAATGATGAGGCATTGTTCAATGTCAAATCACCATTGctagaaataaataatcaGGCGCAGgtcaaaatcatcaacacCTCAAGCTCAACAAAggatttgtttattaaaTTATCAGAGTTGAATTTGCTCGACCCCACGCGGTTACGACCGAACTGGGACTCGTATTTCATGAGACTAGCTGATTTGGCTGCATTGAGATCAAACTGCATGAAGAGAAGAGTTGGGTGTGTGATTGTTAGAGAAAATAGAGTTGTTGCAACAGGTTACAATGGTACTCCAAGACATTTGTTGAATTGTAACGAAGGTGGATGTTCAAGGTGTAACCAGGGCCAAGGCAGCGGTGCAAACTTATCCACGTGTCTCTGTCTACATGCCGAGGAGAATGCATTATTGGAAGCTGGAAGGGACAGAATCAGAGATGAGAGTGTTTTGTATTGTAATACTTGTCCATGCCTTACATGCTCCATAAAAATTGTGCAAAGTGGTATTCGTGAAGTGGTTTATGCACAAAGCTACTCAATGGATGAACAAAGCCACAAAGTCATGAGCGATGCAAACATTATCCTTCGACAATACCAACCGCCAGTAGACggtatatttatttaa